The proteins below are encoded in one region of Candidatus Nanoarchaeia archaeon:
- a CDS encoding NAD(P)H-hydrate dehydratase — MHPVTRDPASHKGDNGRILIIGGSADYVGAVALAGIACLRSGADWVTIAAPEKVAWAINKLSPDLITKKLKGDYISTSHYPELKKLIKTHDVTLIGNGAGVKPATKKLIKKAVAYSVQNKKYLVIDADALKIINIRTVENAVLTPHKKEFEILLKNSSIEKSVLTKIFNKKASLKKKLSIVRKILNNNILLLKGPVDAIISKTRITFNRTGNAGMTKAGTGDVLAGLTAGFLAQTHDLYRSACLAAYYNGRAGDALKKKKGYTYLASELAEEITKFSKKI; from the coding sequence ATGCATCCAGTTACAAGGGATCCGGCCAGCCATAAAGGCGACAATGGAAGAATCCTGATTATCGGGGGCTCAGCAGACTATGTCGGAGCAGTTGCATTGGCAGGGATTGCCTGCCTGAGATCAGGAGCAGACTGGGTAACGATTGCTGCGCCTGAAAAGGTTGCCTGGGCGATAAATAAATTAAGCCCAGACCTCATTACAAAAAAGCTCAAAGGCGATTATATCTCAACAAGCCATTATCCTGAATTAAAGAAACTCATCAAGACCCATGATGTAACCTTAATTGGGAACGGCGCGGGTGTAAAGCCAGCCACAAAGAAACTCATTAAAAAGGCAGTCGCATATTCTGTACAAAATAAAAAATACCTCGTCATTGACGCAGACGCATTAAAAATAATAAACATAAGAACGGTTGAAAACGCAGTCCTCACACCTCATAAAAAAGAGTTTGAGATACTATTAAAAAACTCCAGTATTGAAAAATCAGTACTAACGAAGATATTCAATAAGAAGGCATCATTAAAAAAGAAATTATCAATAGTAAGGAAGATACTAAACAATAACATCCTCCTCCTGAAAGGCCCTGTTGACGCAATCATCTCAAAAACAAGAATAACCTTCAACAGAACAGGGAACGCAGGCATGACAAAGGCAGGCACAGGAGACGTCTTGGCAGGATTAACAGCAGGCTTCCTGGCGCAAACTCACGATCTCTACAGGTCAGCCTGCCTCGCAGCATACTATAACGGCAGGGCAGGAGATGCCCTTAAGAAAAAGAAAGGATACACGTATCTTGCTTCTGAACTTGCTGAGGAGATAACTAAATTCTCAAAGAAAATCTAA